The following coding sequences are from one Candidatus Borkfalkia ceftriaxoniphila window:
- a CDS encoding carbohydrate ABC transporter permease, whose product MSDKTNKRSLNRGKGIDGPISQAAVYTIMAIVVFLVLLPVLLTIMLSLKSNYDLLQGIWSIPTKIMWSNWKFGFTEILPNMLNSILIALVSTFFTVFIGAISAYVFVRMDFLGKNVLFKLVILLMLIPSIITLTPLYILCAALHIENTWFAIWFPTVAGGQVSAIFLFSTFFRQQPKELFEAAKIDGAGELKMFVSICLPLAIPVLCIQAVNSFASAYNDFLWPTIIIQETSKQPLMPVLKNLAQVAQSSGKQGVSYAMYLLSGIPLVFTTLFGLKYFVNGDFASGLKL is encoded by the coding sequence ATGAGTGATAAAACGAACAAAAGATCTCTCAACCGCGGCAAGGGGATCGACGGGCCGATCTCGCAGGCCGCCGTATATACCATCATGGCGATCGTGGTGTTTCTCGTGCTTCTCCCCGTGCTTTTGACAATCATGCTTTCCCTGAAAAGCAATTACGATCTGTTGCAGGGCATCTGGTCGATCCCGACAAAGATCATGTGGAGCAACTGGAAATTCGGATTTACGGAAATTTTGCCGAATATGCTCAACAGTATCCTCATCGCGCTGGTTTCCACCTTTTTTACCGTGTTTATCGGCGCGATCTCCGCGTACGTGTTCGTGCGAATGGATTTTCTCGGCAAAAACGTGCTTTTCAAACTCGTCATTTTGCTGATGCTCATTCCCTCCATCATCACGCTCACGCCGCTGTATATCCTCTGCGCCGCGCTGCATATCGAAAACACCTGGTTCGCGATCTGGTTCCCCACGGTCGCGGGCGGGCAGGTATCCGCCATTTTCCTGTTTTCCACGTTTTTCCGCCAACAGCCCAAGGAACTCTTCGAGGCGGCGAAGATCGACGGCGCGGGCGAACTGAAAATGTTTGTTTCCATCTGTCTGCCGCTCGCCATACCAGTGCTCTGTATTCAGGCGGTCAACTCTTTCGCCTCCGCGTATAACGATTTTCTATGGCCTACGATCATCATACAGGAAACGTCCAAACAGCCCCTCATGCCCGTTTTGAAAAATCTGGCGCAGGTCGCCCAGAGCAGCGGCAAACAGGGGGTGTCCTACGCGATGTATCTTTTAAGCGGTATTCCGCTCGTGTTCACCACCCTGTTCGGGCTGAAATATTTCGTCAACGGCGATTTCGCCTCGGGGCTGAAACTATGA
- a CDS encoding FeoA family protein: MPLPIAPAGEELTVKKVLLDDKNKRHFENLGITIGSKITVVSQVGGNVILKVREGRLALDRTQAMKILV; the protein is encoded by the coding sequence ATGCCGTTGCCGATAGCTCCCGCGGGCGAAGAACTCACGGTGAAAAAAGTATTGCTGGACGATAAGAACAAGAGGCATTTCGAAAACCTGGGCATTACCATCGGATCGAAGATCACGGTGGTATCGCAGGTGGGCGGAAACGTGATATTAAAGGTGCGCGAAGGCAGACTCGCGCTCGACAGAACGCAGGCAATGAAAATTCTGGTATAA
- a CDS encoding FeoA family protein: MQKKLNEFSVGEKGVVLKIEGEGKIRRRLFDMGVTPGAEIYLRKLAPLGDPLEITVRGYELTLRKAEASCVCMEVKNA; the protein is encoded by the coding sequence ATGCAAAAAAAACTCAACGAATTCTCGGTGGGAGAAAAGGGAGTCGTTCTGAAGATCGAGGGCGAAGGCAAGATACGCCGAAGATTATTCGATATGGGCGTGACCCCCGGCGCGGAAATTTATCTGCGCAAACTCGCGCCGCTCGGCGACCCTTTGGAGATCACCGTGCGCGGTTACGAACTCACTTTGCGAAAGGCAGAAGCCTCCTGCGTTTGTATGGAGGTGAAAAATGCTTAA
- a CDS encoding tetratricopeptide repeat protein, producing the protein MQWYKKAAERGLKEAQYNLAICYETGEGVKKDAKKSLFWYKKTAAQGDGDLCYKIGLRYERGDNVRRDMKRAAKWYERAAQFGCREAFFAIAECYDTGRGVEKNSRAAFSWYLFAAERGDADAQFIVGACYSAGRGCEKDVFEGARWYKKAAEKGSAEAMLSLGYCYHGGDGVPRIAEKEAYWYKRAAESGNAEAQYLYALCLEAGELVPQDFVQAIKWYEKAAAQGNGEAKEALAKRKIYKILK; encoded by the coding sequence GTGCAATGGTATAAAAAAGCGGCGGAGCGCGGGCTAAAAGAGGCGCAGTACAATCTGGCAATCTGCTACGAAACGGGCGAAGGCGTGAAAAAGGACGCAAAAAAATCCTTATTCTGGTACAAAAAGACCGCCGCGCAGGGCGACGGCGATCTGTGCTACAAGATAGGCCTGCGCTACGAGCGGGGAGATAACGTGCGGCGGGACATGAAACGCGCGGCAAAGTGGTACGAGCGCGCCGCGCAATTCGGCTGCCGCGAGGCGTTTTTCGCCATTGCGGAATGTTACGATACGGGCCGCGGCGTGGAAAAGAACAGCCGCGCCGCCTTTTCCTGGTATCTGTTTGCCGCAGAGCGCGGCGACGCGGACGCGCAGTTCATCGTGGGCGCCTGTTACAGCGCGGGCCGCGGCTGCGAAAAGGACGTGTTCGAAGGCGCCCGCTGGTACAAAAAGGCGGCGGAAAAGGGCAGTGCGGAAGCAATGCTCTCGCTCGGCTACTGTTACCACGGCGGCGACGGCGTGCCCAGAATCGCGGAAAAGGAAGCCTACTGGTATAAACGCGCGGCGGAGAGCGGAAACGCCGAGGCGCAGTATCTGTACGCGCTCTGTCTGGAAGCGGGCGAACTTGTGCCGCAGGATTTCGTACAGGCGATAAAGTGGTACGAAAAGGCGGCGGCGCAGGGCAACGGCGAGGCGAAAGAGGCGCTCGCAAAGCGGAAAATTTATAAGATATTAAAATAA
- the feoB gene encoding ferrous iron transport protein B, translating into MLKFALAGNPNCGKTTLFNTLTGSTAHVGNWPGVTVDKREGVYKKLSEHINIVDLPGIYSLSPYTPEEVVSRNFILEEKPDCVINIVDATNLERNLYLTTQIMEIDVPVVVALNMIDVVKKSGDKLDAKKLEREIGVPVVEISALKEEGVKELMERALEAAKQKRDGKTVLAGTPLDHVISDVRIALKGKGVDNPLFHAVKLTEGDELEVASHPEEMRMVEEFKAQFKDDVFEGDFEAMVADERYKYISTHFSGALTRVPKKENLSKSDKADKVLTHRIWGIPIFLVILFAVFHLTFGTDLLYLNAIFGFANDVNTGNGVLDAFVTVFYSSEGISTPGAIVFNLMGFITDQIGGGIALGMENAGAAEWAQGLVNDGIWGGLSGILSFIPQILVLFLFISILEDSGYMARVAFILDRAFRKFGLSGRAFIPMIMGFGCSVPAAINTRTLADEKERIMTNRVIPFFTCGAKAPILAAVCGALAAHYTNLDGGLLTFALYVFGMVMAVVTVAFMRQTSMRGEVPPFIMELPAYHAPQFRNLMLHLWDKLKHYIKKAFTIILASSIVIWFLSNFSWSWQLVGIEDSILYNIGTFVQWICTPMGFGLQLGKFGWVFVVAAVTGLIAKENVITTFYVLVPAIGAVLPDWDDGESGIGAVMALMESTGVTWQGLIAFCVFNMLTIPCFAAAAAVRGETPKGKFKNTVAFWMITSYLTATIVYTVLSWWWTAFILVALIALVVIFFVFRNKGMIRWGKKSKQRNE; encoded by the coding sequence ATGCTTAAATTTGCGCTCGCGGGCAACCCCAACTGCGGCAAAACGACGCTCTTCAACACCTTGACGGGTTCCACGGCGCACGTGGGCAACTGGCCCGGCGTCACGGTGGATAAGCGCGAAGGCGTATATAAAAAACTTTCCGAGCATATCAATATCGTAGATTTGCCGGGCATTTATTCCCTCTCTCCCTACACCCCCGAAGAAGTCGTGTCGAGAAACTTTATCCTGGAAGAAAAGCCCGACTGCGTCATCAACATCGTGGACGCGACCAACCTCGAACGCAATCTGTATCTGACGACGCAGATCATGGAGATCGACGTGCCCGTCGTGGTCGCGCTCAACATGATCGACGTCGTGAAAAAGAGCGGCGACAAACTGGACGCGAAAAAACTGGAAAGAGAGATCGGCGTGCCCGTCGTGGAAATTTCCGCGCTCAAAGAAGAGGGCGTGAAAGAACTCATGGAGCGCGCGCTCGAAGCGGCAAAACAGAAACGCGACGGCAAAACCGTGCTCGCGGGCACGCCGCTCGACCACGTGATCTCGGACGTGCGCATCGCGCTCAAAGGCAAAGGCGTGGATAATCCTCTGTTCCACGCGGTCAAACTCACCGAGGGCGACGAGTTGGAAGTCGCCTCCCACCCCGAAGAGATGCGCATGGTAGAGGAATTCAAGGCGCAGTTCAAGGACGACGTGTTCGAGGGCGATTTCGAAGCCATGGTGGCGGACGAGCGCTACAAATACATATCCACCCATTTTTCGGGCGCGCTCACCCGCGTTCCGAAAAAGGAAAATTTATCGAAATCGGACAAAGCGGATAAGGTGCTCACGCACCGCATCTGGGGCATTCCCATCTTTCTGGTCATTCTGTTCGCCGTCTTTCACTTGACGTTCGGCACCGATCTTTTGTATCTCAACGCCATTTTCGGATTCGCGAACGACGTAAATACGGGCAACGGAGTACTCGATGCCTTTGTGACGGTCTTTTACTCGTCGGAAGGGATCTCCACGCCGGGCGCCATCGTCTTTAATTTAATGGGCTTTATCACCGACCAGATCGGCGGCGGCATCGCGCTGGGAATGGAAAACGCAGGTGCGGCGGAATGGGCGCAGGGGCTGGTCAACGACGGTATCTGGGGCGGTCTTTCGGGCATATTGTCCTTTATTCCGCAGATCCTCGTGCTGTTTCTGTTCATCTCTATTCTGGAAGACAGCGGCTATATGGCGCGCGTGGCGTTCATTCTCGACAGAGCGTTCCGCAAATTCGGGCTTTCGGGCCGCGCGTTCATCCCCATGATCATGGGCTTTGGCTGTTCCGTTCCCGCGGCGATCAACACCAGAACGCTGGCGGACGAAAAGGAACGCATCATGACCAACCGCGTGATCCCCTTCTTCACGTGCGGCGCAAAGGCGCCCATCCTCGCGGCTGTGTGCGGCGCGCTCGCGGCGCATTACACCAATCTGGACGGCGGTCTTCTGACTTTCGCGCTCTACGTGTTCGGCATGGTAATGGCGGTCGTCACGGTCGCGTTCATGCGGCAGACTTCCATGCGCGGCGAAGTGCCGCCCTTCATCATGGAACTTCCCGCGTATCACGCGCCGCAGTTCCGCAATTTGATGCTACACCTTTGGGATAAACTGAAGCATTATATCAAAAAGGCGTTTACCATTATTCTGGCTTCGTCCATCGTCATCTGGTTTTTATCCAATTTTTCGTGGAGTTGGCAACTCGTCGGCATCGAAGACAGCATATTATATAATATAGGCACGTTCGTGCAGTGGATCTGCACCCCCATGGGCTTCGGCCTGCAACTCGGCAAATTCGGCTGGGTGTTCGTCGTCGCGGCGGTCACGGGGCTGATCGCGAAAGAAAACGTCATCACCACTTTCTACGTGCTCGTACCCGCCATCGGCGCGGTGCTTCCCGATTGGGACGACGGCGAAAGCGGCATCGGCGCGGTGATGGCTCTGATGGAGTCCACGGGCGTCACCTGGCAGGGGCTGATCGCTTTCTGTGTGTTCAATATGCTTACCATACCCTGTTTCGCGGCGGCGGCGGCAGTGCGCGGCGAAACGCCTAAGGGCAAATTCAAAAATACGGTCGCATTCTGGATGATTACGTCCTATCTCACGGCAACCATCGTCTATACGGTGCTATCCTGGTGGTGGACGGCATTTATCCTCGTTGCGCTCATTGCCCTCGTCGTGATCTTCTTCGTTTTTCGGAACAAAGGTATGATCCGTTGGGGCAAAAAATCCAAACAGCGCAACGAATAA
- a CDS encoding DUF624 domain-containing protein: MRKDAMTLYLSPRYIGEGFMNFFINLHKVLLFTLFLMLCTLPIVTFGGALIAYNAALRALAQDDKFTVSEFFRVFRKKIVCGIPYTLVFAAVVFLLSLPVSQSAVYYVSQFCAVLAFCLTMHYPVAAYSQSNVPRLFANSALYAFGHLLQTLTEVCVALIVLLVAVYTSEFLAILMFPIFYFVVNRIVLANNAQIEQRQEERENAELENKLKGDQIS; encoded by the coding sequence ATGAGAAAGGACGCCATGACGCTGTACCTTTCCCCGCGCTATATCGGCGAAGGGTTTATGAATTTTTTTATCAATTTGCATAAAGTTCTGCTCTTTACGCTGTTTTTAATGCTGTGCACGTTGCCGATCGTCACGTTCGGCGGCGCGCTGATCGCCTACAATGCGGCGCTGCGCGCGCTGGCGCAGGACGATAAATTCACCGTGAGCGAATTTTTTCGCGTCTTTCGCAAAAAGATCGTCTGCGGGATCCCGTATACGCTTGTATTCGCGGCGGTCGTGTTTCTCTTGTCGCTTCCAGTCTCGCAAAGCGCCGTGTATTACGTCTCGCAGTTTTGCGCCGTGCTCGCGTTTTGCCTGACGATGCACTATCCCGTCGCGGCGTATTCGCAATCGAACGTGCCGCGGCTGTTCGCAAATTCCGCGCTGTACGCGTTCGGGCACCTGTTGCAGACTCTCACGGAGGTCTGCGTCGCGCTGATCGTTTTGCTCGTTGCCGTTTATACGAGCGAATTTCTCGCGATCCTCATGTTTCCGATATTCTATTTTGTCGTCAACCGCATCGTGCTCGCCAACAATGCCCAGATCGAGCAAAGACAGGAAGAGCGGGAAAATGCGGAACTTGAAAATAAACTGAAAGGAGATCAAATATCATGA
- a CDS encoding carbohydrate ABC transporter permease has translation MNNFWKAASRKRKMFFLFSALILAAVIALLSVLFSSLLIRPEKIRLKSDVSAVFADERYEYYGETDGKIERADESGVKTFADLGSKILLLEKLGENLAVATEDRKITLFNENGGIEAQTAINYNPVAFSVSAGDLFVAGSTKVNRNKVYRFDENLNLLDLTPDTVHEPQGANESDLIYRERINALFLEIPVVTVGYDRESDLLTVLSSYGVINQYDGRGELHAALGLDYNPIAGKFLDDGRLLVLDDAGGIGAFDGQLEKSFYLENLNSANRAMAVGTDKIIVSDQNGRCTELDMQGNVVLRQTLKGKIEGVYLGADDGFSIWTQGSATVDRYDWSEMRFYTLYVVLAYVGIVLLLAALACTVIAALGLFSERRYRRVTVSLRSTGKRLYAGKIAYCLLLPTLLLCAIFAYYPSFRGLVLAFYEVDIGGVNTFVGWQNFIDLFSKTYFWSGMGNMVIFLVTDIVKGLIPAFLFAQLIIAMRSSRAQYVTRVLLYLPGIIPGVAALLMWQNGIFGNEGLLNGIITALGGQSVNFLGKEGVALPSLIFFGFPWIGSYIILYGALMGVPKSFYEAAKLDGCTWFKRMVMIDLPLVSPQLKYIFVITFIGSVQDFQRIYLTTEGAAGTYVPMLEMYYNLTKFNNLGMAAAMGLILFLVLMVATLINLKLKTVDSYE, from the coding sequence ATGAACAATTTTTGGAAAGCCGCATCGCGTAAAAGAAAGATGTTTTTTCTCTTTTCCGCACTGATCCTGGCGGCGGTTATCGCCTTACTGAGCGTACTGTTTTCCTCGCTCTTGATCCGTCCCGAAAAAATCCGCCTCAAAAGCGACGTGAGCGCCGTCTTTGCCGACGAACGTTACGAGTACTACGGCGAGACCGACGGAAAAATAGAGCGCGCAGACGAAAGCGGCGTGAAAACGTTCGCCGATCTGGGAAGTAAAATTTTACTCCTTGAAAAACTCGGCGAAAATCTCGCCGTCGCCACGGAAGACAGAAAGATCACTCTTTTTAATGAAAACGGCGGGATCGAGGCGCAGACGGCGATCAACTATAATCCCGTCGCATTCAGCGTATCTGCGGGCGATCTGTTCGTCGCGGGCAGTACGAAAGTCAACCGCAACAAGGTGTACCGTTTCGACGAAAATCTGAATCTTTTGGATCTCACGCCCGACACGGTGCACGAGCCGCAGGGCGCGAACGAGAGCGATCTCATCTACCGCGAGCGCATCAACGCGCTGTTTCTCGAAATCCCCGTCGTCACGGTCGGCTACGATCGGGAAAGCGATCTTCTGACCGTCCTTTCCTCGTACGGCGTCATCAACCAATACGACGGCAGGGGCGAACTGCACGCCGCGCTGGGACTGGATTATAACCCGATCGCGGGTAAATTTCTGGATGACGGCAGACTGCTCGTTTTAGACGATGCGGGCGGCATAGGCGCGTTCGACGGGCAACTTGAAAAAAGTTTTTATCTGGAAAATCTCAATTCCGCGAATCGGGCGATGGCTGTCGGTACGGATAAGATCATCGTCAGCGATCAGAACGGACGCTGTACCGAACTCGACATGCAGGGCAACGTCGTATTGCGGCAGACGCTCAAAGGCAAGATCGAAGGCGTGTATCTCGGCGCGGACGACGGGTTTTCCATCTGGACGCAGGGCTCGGCGACGGTCGACCGCTATGATTGGTCCGAGATGCGCTTTTATACTCTGTACGTCGTTCTCGCGTACGTCGGCATCGTATTGCTGCTCGCCGCGCTCGCGTGCACCGTCATTGCCGCGCTGGGGCTTTTCAGCGAACGCCGTTATCGGCGCGTCACGGTTTCTTTGAGATCGACGGGCAAACGACTGTATGCGGGCAAGATCGCCTATTGCCTGCTGTTGCCGACTTTGCTTTTGTGCGCGATATTCGCCTATTATCCCTCGTTCCGCGGGCTGGTACTCGCCTTTTACGAGGTGGATATCGGCGGCGTGAACACCTTTGTCGGCTGGCAGAATTTCATAGATCTGTTTTCCAAGACCTATTTCTGGTCGGGCATGGGGAATATGGTCATCTTTCTCGTCACGGATATCGTCAAGGGACTGATCCCCGCCTTTTTGTTCGCGCAGCTCATCATCGCCATGCGCTCGTCGCGCGCCCAGTACGTCACGCGCGTGCTTCTTTATCTCCCGGGCATCATACCGGGCGTCGCGGCGCTTTTAATGTGGCAGAACGGCATTTTCGGCAACGAGGGACTTTTAAACGGCATCATCACGGCGCTTGGCGGCCAATCGGTCAACTTTTTGGGGAAAGAGGGCGTGGCGCTCCCGTCGCTTATCTTTTTCGGATTCCCCTGGATCGGCAGTTATATCATTTTATACGGCGCGCTGATGGGCGTTCCGAAATCCTTTTACGAGGCGGCGAAACTGGACGGCTGTACCTGGTTCAAGCGTATGGTCATGATCGATCTTCCTCTCGTATCGCCCCAACTCAAATATATTTTCGTCATCACGTTCATCGGTTCGGTGCAGGATTTCCAGCGCATCTATCTGACCACGGAAGGCGCCGCGGGCACATACGTGCCCATGCTGGAAATGTACTATAACCTGACGAAATTCAATAACCTCGGTATGGCGGCCGCGATGGGGCTGATCTTATTTTTGGTGCTGATGGTGGCTACGCTCATCAATCTGAAATTAAAGACGGTGGACAGTTATGAGTGA
- a CDS encoding uroporphyrinogen decarboxylase family protein encodes MTSKERVRRAISHRAPDRVPVGFEATPAVVNRLLREKNCRNFDGLAAYYQIDICDCHPDYIGGRTKVWKEGDIALAQSIYGGEVRLKDNGGETHSVMHRYPFSEQTTVKDILSFDWITPDDFDYESVKRKCGAHEDKALIFGHEGPFQIATFMMEMSDLFSKMMLEPETAKALFDRFVQFELEFYERILIAGDGQIDIMRPHDDYGTQQSLLFSPALFEEFFSENTKKLADLAHRYHCFYQQHSCGAVRALIPALIGCGADVLEPLQKVDGLDPESLQQEFGGKIAFHGGIDTQSLLPFGSPEEVRAECRRYVRALGANGGYILMASQALERDVPTENIDALFDMRNRE; translated from the coding sequence ATGACGTCAAAAGAACGGGTAAGGCGCGCGATCTCGCATCGCGCGCCCGACCGCGTTCCCGTCGGATTCGAGGCGACGCCCGCGGTCGTGAACAGGCTTTTGCGCGAGAAAAATTGTCGGAACTTCGACGGGCTCGCCGCGTATTATCAGATCGATATTTGCGACTGTCATCCCGACTATATCGGCGGCCGCACCAAAGTGTGGAAAGAGGGGGATATCGCGCTGGCGCAGTCTATTTACGGCGGCGAGGTGCGGCTCAAAGATAACGGCGGCGAAACGCATTCCGTCATGCACCGCTATCCGTTTTCCGAGCAAACGACTGTAAAAGACATTTTATCTTTCGACTGGATCACGCCCGACGATTTCGATTACGAGAGCGTGAAGAGAAAGTGCGGCGCGCATGAGGACAAGGCGCTGATTTTCGGGCATGAAGGCCCCTTTCAGATCGCCACGTTTATGATGGAAATGTCGGATCTGTTTTCCAAGATGATGTTGGAACCCGAAACGGCAAAGGCGCTTTTTGACCGTTTCGTGCAGTTCGAGTTGGAATTTTACGAGCGCATTTTGATTGCGGGCGACGGGCAGATTGATATCATGCGCCCGCACGACGATTACGGCACACAGCAGAGCCTGCTTTTTTCTCCCGCGCTGTTCGAAGAATTTTTTTCGGAAAACACCAAAAAGTTGGCGGATCTCGCCCATCGCTACCACTGTTTTTATCAACAGCACAGTTGCGGTGCGGTGCGTGCGCTCATTCCCGCGTTGATCGGGTGCGGCGCGGACGTTTTGGAACCGCTGCAAAAGGTCGACGGGCTGGACCCCGAAAGTTTGCAGCAAGAATTCGGCGGAAAGATCGCCTTTCACGGCGGCATTGACACGCAGTCGCTTCTGCCCTTCGGCTCGCCGGAAGAGGTGCGCGCGGAGTGCCGCCGCTACGTTCGCGCGCTCGGCGCAAACGGGGGCTATATCCTCATGGCGAGCCAGGCGCTCGAACGCGACGTGCCTACCGAAAATATCGACGCGCTGTTTGATATGCGCAACCGCGAATGA
- a CDS encoding ABC transporter substrate-binding protein yields the protein MKRRLARILKTLSVALAVCFLFSLIGCTYQSGASKSTLVLAWDFGVEKPVWEHIAEEYCKQRENVEIKLDQKEGSTYNTWLSNQLTVGTPTADIVINNGAASFFNKGKFVDFSQYLNRPNPYAENAVWKTLMEKVAYPESTTEGQIYSLNTEQVVTAWFYNQEIFEELGVEQAVGKSVSEWNWDDLIAACEILQQGGVIPLAIGGDYASFWSWQFGWLYRVYTDQYFRDMEELVVAQPGDYLYDEELQTSWFFDKEDKFNDTEDGYIVNKIRLAKLVEDGEIGPAHPKFQDMIKNLSRLVPAFVPPNFTSLKPDDAVKYFLRGEAAIYIDLMSFYAGIERTFEDTGVEKFEVGVFQYPPMVSHTQGVDVGVDYTRDTGGASGNYGVIYKNKKQSDLAMDFLMFLISPRGQTLYLETMARENIAPQGISLVKDVTMPEQWVGKYDIEFSGSADSNPLAAFSRGFMDEPEGVREYVELSQAYYGSGGDLVKYCNDLQERACKNSIPYWLRSMQYRTDATQNPALDPAR from the coding sequence ATGAAGAGGCGACTCGCACGAATTTTGAAAACGCTTTCCGTGGCGCTTGCCGTGTGTTTCCTGTTTTCGTTGATCGGCTGTACCTATCAGAGCGGCGCAAGCAAGAGCACGCTGGTGCTCGCCTGGGATTTCGGCGTGGAAAAGCCCGTCTGGGAACATATCGCGGAGGAATACTGCAAACAGCGCGAAAACGTGGAGATCAAACTTGATCAGAAAGAGGGCAGCACTTACAACACCTGGCTGTCCAACCAACTCACGGTAGGAACGCCCACTGCGGATATTGTCATCAACAACGGCGCGGCGTCCTTTTTCAATAAGGGCAAATTCGTCGATTTTTCGCAGTATCTGAACCGCCCCAATCCCTACGCGGAGAACGCGGTCTGGAAAACGCTGATGGAAAAGGTAGCGTACCCCGAATCGACGACGGAGGGGCAGATATACAGCCTGAACACCGAACAGGTCGTTACCGCATGGTTTTACAATCAGGAGATCTTCGAGGAACTGGGCGTGGAACAAGCCGTGGGCAAGAGCGTTTCCGAATGGAACTGGGACGATCTGATCGCCGCGTGCGAAATTTTGCAGCAGGGCGGCGTGATCCCTCTGGCGATCGGCGGCGATTACGCGAGTTTCTGGTCTTGGCAGTTCGGTTGGCTGTACCGCGTCTATACCGACCAGTATTTCCGCGACATGGAAGAGTTGGTCGTCGCGCAGCCCGGGGATTATCTGTACGACGAGGAGTTGCAGACTTCCTGGTTTTTCGATAAAGAGGACAAATTTAACGATACCGAAGACGGCTACATCGTCAATAAAATACGCCTTGCGAAACTGGTGGAGGACGGTGAGATCGGCCCCGCGCATCCCAAATTTCAGGACATGATCAAAAATCTGTCCCGTTTGGTGCCCGCATTTGTGCCGCCCAACTTCACGTCGCTCAAGCCCGACGACGCGGTCAAATACTTTTTGCGCGGCGAGGCGGCGATCTATATCGATCTGATGAGTTTCTACGCGGGCATCGAACGTACGTTCGAAGATACGGGCGTGGAAAAGTTCGAGGTGGGCGTATTCCAGTATCCGCCGATGGTGTCGCATACGCAGGGAGTTGACGTAGGCGTGGATTATACCCGCGATACGGGCGGCGCCAGCGGTAACTACGGCGTTATTTACAAAAACAAAAAACAATCGGATCTGGCGATGGATTTTCTCATGTTCTTGATCTCGCCGCGCGGGCAGACGCTCTACCTCGAAACCATGGCGCGCGAAAATATCGCGCCGCAGGGCATTTCCCTCGTCAAGGACGTCACCATGCCCGAACAGTGGGTGGGAAAGTACGACATCGAATTTTCGGGCAGTGCGGACAGCAACCCGCTCGCCGCGTTTTCCCGCGGCTTTATGGACGAACCCGAAGGCGTGCGCGAATACGTGGAACTTTCTCAGGCTTATTACGGTTCGGGCGGCGACCTTGTAAAATATTGCAATGATTTACAGGAGCGCGCCTGTAAAAACAGCATTCCTTACTGGCTTCGCAGTATGCAGTACCGTACGGACGCAACGCAAAATCCCGCGCTGGATCCCGCGAGGTAA